The Larus michahellis chromosome 12, bLarMic1.1, whole genome shotgun sequence genome contains a region encoding:
- the GID8 gene encoding glucose-induced degradation protein 8 homolog: MSYAEKPDEITKDEWMEKLNNLHIQRADMNRLIMNYLVTEGFKEAAEKFRMESGIEPSVDLETLDERIKIREMILKGQIQEAIALINSLHPELLDTNRYLYFHLQQQHLIELIRQRETEAALEFAQTQLAEQGEESRECLTEMERTLALLAFDNPEESPFGDLLNMMQRQKVWSEVNQAVLDYENRESTPKLAKLLKLLLWAQNELDQKKVKYPKMTDLSKGTIEEPK; this comes from the exons ATGAGTTATGCAGAAAAACCTGATGAAATCACAAAAGATGAATGGATGGAAAAACTTAATAACTTGCATATCCAGAGAGCAGACATGAACCGCCTTATCATGAACTACCTTGTTACAG aGGGCtttaaagaagcagcagagaaatttCGAATGGAGTCTGGAATTGAACCCAGTGTTGATTTAGAGACTCTcgatgaaagaataaaaattcgAGAAATGATATTGAAAGGACAGATTCAAGAAGCCATTGCATTAATAAACAGCCTCCATCCAGAATTGTTAGATACAAACAGATATCTTTACTTTCATTTGCAG CAGCAGCATTTGATCGAACTGATTCGGCAGCGTGAGACAGAAGCAGCTCTGGAATTTGCTCAGACCCAATTAGCAGAACAAGGCGAGGAGAGCAGGGAATGCCTGACAGAAATGGAGCGTACACTGGCTTTGCTTGCCTTTGATAATCCTGAAGAATCACCATTTGGAGACTTGCTTAACATGATGCAGCGACAGAAG GTATGGAGCGAGGTTAATCAAGCTGTTCTAGACTATGAAAATCGTGAATCAACACCCAAGTTGGCAAAATTACTGAAACTACTACTGTGGGCTCAGAATGAGCTGGACCAGAAGAAAGTGAAATATCCCAAAATGACAGACCTCAGCAAGGGGACGATTGAAGAACCCAAGTAA